A single Marinobacter sp. es.042 DNA region contains:
- a CDS encoding FAD-binding domain-containing protein — protein MTTVVWFKRDLRARDHAPLAAAASLGEPVIPLYVIEDEYWQLPDTSGRQWAFIRDSLDDLDRQLRKAGSQLLVIRGSVTDALKQLQARQGINRIFCHQETGGHWTFERDRAVIGWCSENQVEFREWNQFGVVRRLSDRDVWDRAWTELMRQPVLEAPTAIPTSDTLKTDWAADNGQGFEVPDSCPDRQMGGSARGEKLLGSFLDRRCVGYQYNISSPNTAVRACSRLSPYIAYGTVSLREIYQEAKATGNHRNTLPRKKKSLTSFRSRLHWHCHFIQKLEDEPELEFRAMHREMEALKTGPNDSERLQRWQEGQTGWPLVDASMRALAHSGWINFRMRAMLMAIASYQLWLHWRDPALHLARLFTDFEPGIHYSQTQMQSGLTGINALRIYNPVLQSQKLDPEGEFIRRWIPELAGVPSEMIHTPWLMTPLQKERYGGNTYIAPVSDHEQAARVARKAVGDFRKQSVSRAETDRVLQRHGSRKGPVQKRPDLPSKSQSDQLSLFD, from the coding sequence ATGACGACCGTTGTGTGGTTCAAGCGCGATTTGCGTGCACGGGATCATGCCCCCCTGGCGGCGGCAGCCAGCCTGGGAGAGCCAGTCATTCCGTTGTATGTTATCGAGGATGAGTACTGGCAACTGCCGGATACCAGCGGCCGGCAGTGGGCGTTTATCCGGGATTCTCTGGACGACCTGGACCGACAGTTGCGCAAGGCCGGAAGCCAGTTGCTGGTGATTCGAGGGTCGGTGACCGATGCGTTGAAGCAGCTTCAGGCCCGCCAGGGCATCAACCGCATCTTCTGCCATCAGGAAACCGGCGGACACTGGACCTTCGAGCGAGACAGGGCGGTAATTGGCTGGTGTTCGGAAAACCAGGTGGAATTCCGTGAGTGGAACCAGTTCGGTGTGGTTCGCCGCCTGAGCGACCGGGATGTCTGGGACAGGGCGTGGACCGAGCTGATGCGCCAGCCAGTGCTGGAGGCTCCGACTGCAATCCCGACATCGGATACCCTGAAGACCGATTGGGCTGCCGACAATGGCCAGGGTTTCGAAGTGCCAGACTCATGCCCGGACCGCCAGATGGGGGGCAGCGCAAGAGGAGAAAAGCTCCTCGGCTCCTTCCTGGATCGCCGCTGCGTCGGTTACCAGTACAACATTTCCAGCCCGAACACCGCCGTCAGGGCCTGTTCGCGCCTGAGTCCGTATATTGCCTACGGCACCGTCAGCCTGCGGGAGATCTACCAGGAGGCCAAGGCCACCGGCAACCACCGCAACACCCTGCCCCGAAAAAAGAAAAGCCTGACCAGCTTCCGCTCCCGGTTGCACTGGCATTGCCACTTCATCCAGAAACTGGAAGACGAGCCGGAGTTGGAGTTCCGGGCCATGCACCGGGAAATGGAGGCGTTGAAAACCGGGCCCAATGATTCCGAGCGACTGCAACGCTGGCAGGAAGGCCAGACCGGATGGCCCCTGGTGGACGCCAGCATGCGTGCACTGGCCCACTCCGGCTGGATCAACTTCCGGATGCGAGCTATGCTGATGGCAATCGCCAGCTACCAGCTGTGGCTGCACTGGCGCGATCCGGCCCTTCACCTGGCCCGCTTGTTTACCGATTTCGAGCCGGGCATACACTACTCCCAGACCCAGATGCAGTCCGGCCTGACCGGCATCAACGCCCTGCGAATCTACAACCCGGTGCTGCAGAGCCAGAAACTGGACCCGGAGGGCGAGTTCATCCGGCGGTGGATTCCCGAGCTGGCCGGCGTGCCCAGCGAAATGATCCACACGCCCTGGTTAATGACGCCACTGCAAAAGGAACGATACGGCGGTAACACCTATATCGCACCTGTCAGCGACCACGAGCAGGCAGCCCGTGTAGCCCGCAAGGCGGTGGGCGACTTCAGGAAACAGAGCGTCAGCCGGGCAGAGACAGATCGGGTGCTGCAGCGTCATGGCAGCCGCAAAGGCCCCGTGCAGAAACGACCCGATCTGCCATCGAAGAGCCAATCAGACCAGCTATCCCTGTTTGACTAA
- a CDS encoding DUF2256 domain-containing protein, with translation MPHKKLNLPEKTCPVCQRPFAWRKKWAKDWENVRYCSERCRRERNAST, from the coding sequence GTGCCCCACAAAAAGCTGAATCTCCCTGAAAAGACCTGTCCGGTCTGCCAGCGGCCCTTCGCGTGGCGCAAAAAGTGGGCAAAGGACTGGGAAAATGTCCGCTACTGCAGCGAACGTTGCCGGCGCGAGAGGAACGCATCCACATGA
- a CDS encoding SCO family protein gives MSRIRLLWLIFVVLMFTGCTGNDESWHGKDISGLMPELEFQLEGTDGNTVTPADSRGTIRLLYFGFTSCPDVCPTTLTDLRQSVGQLPEEYRDDVTTLFVSVDPRRDTPERLASYVDFFGDRVVGMTAEEPALRELTKRYRTTFGYDKPDARGNYNVSHSSAVYVFDRRGNARLLLRPGLSPEQISEDLAQLARESNS, from the coding sequence ATGAGCAGAATACGGCTACTCTGGCTGATTTTCGTGGTACTGATGTTCACCGGCTGCACCGGGAATGATGAAAGCTGGCATGGCAAAGACATCTCAGGCCTGATGCCCGAGCTTGAGTTCCAGCTCGAGGGCACTGATGGGAATACCGTGACTCCCGCTGACTCACGGGGCACCATCCGGCTGTTGTACTTCGGCTTCACCTCCTGCCCGGATGTCTGTCCGACCACGCTGACCGATCTTCGCCAGTCCGTTGGTCAGCTGCCCGAAGAGTATCGGGACGATGTAACAACCCTGTTCGTCAGCGTTGACCCGCGCAGGGATACGCCGGAACGCCTGGCCAGCTACGTGGATTTTTTCGGTGATCGGGTTGTTGGCATGACCGCGGAAGAACCCGCGCTTCGAGAGCTCACCAAACGGTATCGAACAACCTTCGGTTACGACAAGCCCGACGCCCGAGGCAACTACAACGTCTCCCACAGCAGCGCCGTTTACGTGTTCGATCGCCGTGGCAACGCCCGGCTGCTATTACGCCCCGGCCTGTCGCCCGAGCAGATCAGTGAAGATCTGGCCCAGCTGGCCCGGGAATCAAACTCCTGA
- a CDS encoding cytochrome c oxidase assembly protein: MPVSSYLLPYDFSPLTLLSYMLVLGFYGVALLRMPEQDRPGSGRIVTFTLGVMLCYAVMQTRFDYYSQYMFFVHRGQHLILHHLGPILIALSNPLPVMRFWYQRISPSVRYWLQPLGWLYRLLQQPLIASVLFVGLIYFWLWPPIHFDAMLSRQLYWIMNWSMLLDGLLFWWLIFDPRSPAVTNALGYGKRILLLALVAIPQMILGAWIVFSRGMVYDVYEVCGRAWPMPPETDQLLGGLLTWIPPAMMSIIGILIVLRRAMHEDGKFPKSRSLAGGNA, translated from the coding sequence ATGCCAGTATCGAGCTACCTGCTGCCCTACGATTTCTCTCCCCTGACTCTGCTCAGCTATATGTTGGTGCTCGGGTTCTATGGTGTTGCGCTACTGAGGATGCCAGAGCAGGACCGGCCGGGATCGGGCCGGATCGTTACATTCACACTTGGCGTTATGCTCTGCTATGCGGTGATGCAGACCCGGTTCGACTACTACTCCCAGTACATGTTTTTCGTTCACCGGGGACAACACCTGATTCTTCACCACCTGGGGCCAATTCTGATTGCGCTGTCCAATCCGCTGCCCGTGATGCGATTCTGGTATCAGAGGATCTCCCCGTCTGTGCGTTATTGGCTGCAACCTCTGGGGTGGCTTTACCGCCTATTGCAGCAACCCCTGATCGCCTCGGTTCTGTTCGTGGGACTGATCTACTTCTGGCTCTGGCCGCCCATCCATTTTGACGCCATGCTCAGCCGGCAGCTTTACTGGATCATGAACTGGAGCATGCTGCTGGACGGCCTGCTGTTCTGGTGGCTGATCTTCGATCCCCGTAGCCCTGCAGTCACGAATGCGCTTGGCTACGGGAAACGTATCCTGCTGCTGGCGCTGGTGGCGATACCCCAGATGATTCTTGGCGCCTGGATCGTATTTTCCAGGGGCATGGTGTATGACGTATACGAGGTCTGCGGCCGGGCATGGCCGATGCCTCCGGAAACGGACCAGTTGCTGGGCGGCCTGCTGACCTGGATTCCACCGGCCATGATGAGCATCATCGGCATCCTGATTGTGCTTCGCCGGGCCATGCATGAAGATGGCAAATTCCCGAAAAGCCGCTCTCTGGCGGGAGGTAACGCATGA
- a CDS encoding HAD family hydrolase, giving the protein MARFCDSISAPSVLIFDWHGTLVDTHDAMFSAMEDMLPQLEELGLVERLLPEDKCRTGDDARLVRYIRIFRRLHPRILAERRVSRTDIFNAIFGDDKEAKLIAHKAYNEAYRRYFGQVKPFQPGAYEYLSALKAMGIRLAVSTNRNREFLDRELQTVDEGRWRRLFDATVCADDVTEYKPDPEVILKALEKLGLPADEKAWYVGDSYVDMLTANNAGVSGVFYNGACWESGRIDSWFSHRDAPAAILDSFEDLMDLLALLERSQPEAFEQTPAEVRPRPFPPPQRPEPRIEPDWHPAVVKLIRPAVILFDWHATLVDTLDAMYHAVDDMLPDFHKLKLMDRMVAPEDSKTPEDVKLVAYVREFAKLHPKVKADRKISRTDIFEVLFGDDQEAKQIAHQAFNHHYRKHYGTVKAFEPKVREVLEGLRRLGIQVGVITNRDREFFEHELAAVEDTGWTHLFDVNVCGDDTPLRKPHPDQLLLAVQKLDYPPDPSVWYVGDSTTDVIAAKRAGLTSVFFNGAQWDLPWLNKIFPGTHKHPDKPDVVVNDFSEFWALVLACEVGPP; this is encoded by the coding sequence ATGGCCCGATTTTGCGATTCCATTTCAGCACCGTCGGTGTTGATCTTTGACTGGCACGGCACCCTCGTAGACACCCACGATGCCATGTTCAGTGCCATGGAAGATATGCTGCCGCAACTGGAAGAGCTGGGGCTCGTGGAGCGGCTGCTGCCGGAGGATAAATGCCGTACCGGCGACGACGCGCGTCTGGTGCGCTACATCCGGATCTTCCGGCGCCTGCATCCGCGTATTCTGGCAGAGCGGCGGGTTTCAAGAACGGACATTTTCAATGCCATCTTTGGCGACGACAAAGAAGCCAAGCTGATTGCCCACAAGGCCTACAACGAGGCCTACCGCCGTTATTTCGGGCAGGTAAAACCGTTTCAACCTGGCGCGTATGAGTACCTCAGCGCCCTGAAAGCGATGGGTATCCGCCTGGCGGTTTCGACCAATCGGAACCGCGAATTCCTGGACCGGGAATTACAGACGGTTGACGAAGGCCGATGGCGACGCCTGTTCGATGCCACGGTCTGTGCCGACGACGTAACCGAGTACAAGCCCGACCCCGAGGTGATTCTCAAGGCGCTTGAAAAACTCGGTCTGCCAGCGGATGAAAAGGCCTGGTATGTGGGCGACAGCTACGTCGATATGCTCACCGCCAACAATGCTGGCGTGTCGGGCGTGTTCTACAACGGCGCCTGCTGGGAATCTGGCCGGATCGACAGCTGGTTCTCGCACCGGGACGCGCCCGCAGCCATTCTGGACAGCTTTGAGGACCTCATGGACCTTTTAGCCCTGCTTGAGCGGAGCCAGCCGGAGGCCTTCGAACAAACGCCTGCTGAGGTTCGCCCCCGGCCGTTTCCGCCGCCACAGCGACCCGAGCCGAGGATTGAGCCGGACTGGCACCCGGCGGTGGTCAAGCTCATCCGTCCGGCAGTCATCCTGTTCGACTGGCACGCCACCCTGGTAGACACCCTCGACGCCATGTACCACGCGGTGGACGACATGCTGCCGGATTTCCACAAACTCAAACTGATGGACCGCATGGTGGCGCCGGAAGACAGCAAAACTCCGGAAGATGTGAAGCTGGTTGCCTACGTGCGGGAGTTTGCGAAGCTGCATCCGAAGGTGAAGGCAGACCGAAAGATTTCCCGAACCGATATCTTTGAGGTGTTGTTCGGGGACGATCAGGAAGCCAAGCAGATTGCCCATCAGGCGTTCAATCACCATTACCGGAAACACTACGGTACCGTGAAGGCGTTTGAGCCTAAGGTGCGGGAAGTTCTGGAAGGGTTACGGCGGCTGGGCATCCAGGTGGGTGTCATTACCAACCGGGACCGCGAGTTTTTCGAGCATGAACTGGCGGCGGTGGAGGATACCGGGTGGACGCATCTGTTTGATGTCAACGTCTGCGGCGACGATACACCCCTGCGCAAGCCCCACCCGGATCAGTTGCTGCTGGCTGTCCAGAAACTGGATTATCCGCCTGACCCCAGTGTGTGGTACGTGGGCGATAGCACGACTGACGTCATTGCCGCCAAGCGCGCGGGCCTGACCTCCGTATTCTTCAACGGGGCCCAGTGGGATCTGCCCTGGCTGAACAAGATTTTTCCGGGTACTCACAAGCATCCGGACAAGCCGGATGTGGTGGTCAATGACTTCTCGGAGTTCTGGGCGTTGGTGTTGGCCTGCGAAGTCGGGCCGCCCTGA
- a CDS encoding cryptochrome/photolyase family protein: protein MANLILILGDQLTRNISALDNADKDRDLVVMAEVHEEASYTNHHKKKIVLLFSAMRHFARQLESDGWQVHYQTYHPDNEHQSLEAVVGEQLKRIGAEKVITTECGEWRLHEQISGWHERLGVPVEIRPDARFIATKQEFADWAEGRKQLRMEFFYREMRRKTGLLMTSDGEPEGGQWNFDADNRKKWTGKPPAPAPFRIEPDAITQEVIARVDEHFSDHFGTTDDFHFAVTAEDAQAALEHFIDYALPCFGDYQDAISDNEDWLFHSILSPYINSGLLDPVAVCEAAAQAWYSGRAPINAVEGFIRQILGWREFVRGIYWMNMPGYAKENRLGNTRALPWFYWTGDTKMRCMHKAIDATRRNAYAHHIQRLMVTGNFALLAGIKPEEICDWYLAVYADAYDWVELPNVLGMVMHADGGYLGSKPYAASGRYIQRMSDHCANCHYKVNKATEDDACPFNALYWHFIDRHRDDFAKNPRMGMMYRNWDKQKPEKREALLRRAENLIATIEKL from the coding sequence ATGGCTAACCTGATTCTGATTCTCGGCGACCAGTTAACGAGAAACATCAGCGCTCTCGACAACGCCGACAAGGACCGGGATCTGGTGGTGATGGCCGAAGTCCATGAGGAAGCCAGCTACACCAATCACCACAAGAAGAAAATCGTGCTGCTGTTCAGTGCCATGCGTCACTTCGCCCGGCAACTGGAGAGCGATGGCTGGCAGGTTCATTACCAAACCTATCACCCGGACAACGAACACCAGAGCCTTGAAGCAGTGGTTGGCGAACAGCTCAAGCGGATCGGTGCAGAGAAAGTAATCACCACGGAGTGTGGCGAATGGCGGTTGCATGAACAGATCAGTGGCTGGCACGAACGCCTTGGCGTGCCAGTTGAGATTCGGCCAGATGCACGGTTCATTGCCACCAAGCAGGAATTTGCCGACTGGGCGGAAGGCCGCAAGCAGTTGCGGATGGAATTCTTCTACCGGGAGATGCGGCGCAAGACCGGTTTGTTGATGACATCCGACGGCGAGCCCGAGGGTGGCCAGTGGAATTTCGATGCGGACAACCGAAAGAAATGGACCGGCAAGCCGCCAGCCCCCGCACCATTCCGGATAGAGCCCGATGCCATTACCCAAGAGGTTATCGCCCGGGTGGATGAGCACTTCAGCGATCACTTCGGCACCACCGACGATTTCCATTTTGCCGTTACCGCCGAAGACGCGCAGGCGGCGCTCGAGCACTTCATCGATTATGCCCTGCCCTGCTTCGGCGACTATCAGGACGCGATTTCGGACAACGAGGATTGGCTATTTCATTCCATACTGTCGCCCTACATCAATTCCGGGCTTCTGGATCCGGTGGCGGTTTGCGAGGCGGCCGCTCAGGCGTGGTATTCAGGCCGTGCACCGATCAATGCGGTGGAGGGATTTATCCGTCAGATACTGGGCTGGCGCGAGTTCGTGCGGGGCATTTACTGGATGAACATGCCGGGATATGCCAAAGAAAACCGTCTGGGCAACACCCGTGCCCTGCCCTGGTTCTACTGGACCGGGGACACGAAAATGCGGTGCATGCACAAGGCCATTGATGCCACCCGCCGCAACGCGTACGCCCACCATATTCAGCGCCTGATGGTTACCGGCAACTTCGCGCTGCTGGCGGGCATCAAGCCGGAGGAAATCTGTGACTGGTACCTGGCGGTATACGCCGATGCCTATGACTGGGTGGAACTGCCCAACGTGCTGGGGATGGTCATGCACGCGGATGGCGGCTACCTGGGCTCAAAGCCCTACGCCGCCAGCGGCAGGTATATCCAGCGCATGTCGGACCATTGCGCCAACTGCCATTATAAGGTGAACAAGGCCACCGAAGATGACGCCTGCCCGTTCAACGCCCTGTACTGGCATTTCATCGATCGGCATCGGGACGACTTTGCCAAAAACCCGCGCATGGGCATGATGTACCGGAACTGGGACAAGCAGAAGCCCGAGAAACGGGAAGCGCTGCTCCGGCGCGCGGAGAATCTGATCGCCACGATTGAAAAGCTCTAG